A segment of the Spirochaetota bacterium genome:
AGATATTTAGCGATAGCTTATGCATATTACTCTTTGCAAAAAATTGACGGCATACGGTTATCTACTCGTCCTGATTACATAAACGACGAAATCCTTTCACTACTTAAAAAATATGCTGTCACAACAATTGAGCTTGGTGCTCAATCCATGCATGATGATGTACTCCAACAAGCACAACGTGGTCATACAGTACAGGACATACTCAATGCTTCAAAGCTCATTAAAGACTATGGGTTTAACCTTATAATTCAGCTTATGCCCGGACTTCCTGGTGATTCTTTTGATAAATCAATTGAAACAGCACAGAAAGCCATTATAGTACAACCCAATGGCGTTCGTATTTACCCAACTGTTGTCATAAAAGATACCCAATTAGAAACATTATACAAAGAAGGAAAATATGCACCTTTATCATTAGATGAAGCTATTGATTTGTGTGCTCATATGTATGGCTTATTTACAATAAACAATATTCCAGTGATCAGAATGGGTTTACATCCGTTTGATGATACAGTAGCTGATACCATCCTTGCCGGGCCCTATCATCCTTCGTTTGGCTACTTAGTCAAATCCCGATACTACCGCAATAAGCTGCAACACCTTATAAAAAACTTTCTGGGACATAACAATACACAAACACTAACTATTGAATTGCCAGGAAACACTATTGCAGAATATTATGGCCCCCATAAAGAAAATCTTGCTTTTTTACGTAATGAATTTGATACTATTACTTTGCAATTTTGTATTACAGATATTCATGAACCAGTAGTATATAGTTAAATTTAAATGGAGTTGCAGAATCACGTCCAGTATGACTTTACGTATAGTCATTCCGGGCTTGACCCGGAATCCATGAATTGACTGTCAAATTGTGAATTTTATAAATTGCAGAGTACTACCTTTTATTGAGATGCTGAATCAAGTTCAGCATGACTTTAGTGGTTATTATTTTGGACATGACAATGCTATTTGTCATTCCAGGTATGACTTTACCTATTGTCATTCCGGGTTTGACTTTACGTATTGTCATTCCGGGCTTGACCCGGAATCCATTAATTGACTGTCAAATTGTAAATTTTATGAATTGCAGAGTACTACCTTTTATTGAGATGCTGAATCACGTTCAGCATGACTTTAGTGGTTATTATTTTGGACATGACATTGCTATTTGTCATTTTGGGTATGACTTTACCTATTGTCATTCCGGGTTTGACTTTACGTATTGTCATTCCGGGCTTGACTTTACGTATTGTCATTCCGGGCTTGACCCGGAATCCATGAATTGACTGTTAAATTGTGAATTTTATGAATTGCAAAGTACTACCTTTTATTGAGATGCTGAATCAAGTTCAGCATGACTTTAGTGGTTGTCATTCCGGACATGAATTTGTTGCTTGTCATTCAAGGTTTGAATTTACTTATAGTCATTCCGGGCTTGACCCGTAATCCATTAATTAACTGTAAAATTGTGAATTTTATGAATTGCAGAGTACTACCTTTTATGAAGATGCTGAATCACGTTCAGCATGACTTTACTGTTTGTCATTTTGGGCATGAATCAATATGCCAGTAACCAGCAAAAACTCTACAGAATTATTTTTCACAGGAGAAAAAACATGCACCATCATCAAAAAGTACTATTCATAGACCTTTCAACCGGCTACTATCGCTTAGCACGATATCCCATTGGCGATTTTTTTGGTCCAATTGATTTAGGTTTGCACATTGCACAGCGCTACTATACCACCAACATTGGTGTGGGGGTGCTTGCTGGCTCAATCTTCCCTGGTTCAAACCGATTATTTATAAACGGCTACTCACCCTGCTGGAATAGCTTTTTCATTTCATCTATGGGCGGTGCAGGATTAGTGTTTGATAACTTAGGTATCAACATGATTGCTCTTTCCAAAAAAGCCCCTACACCTTCGGTGCTGTATCTTAACCGTATTCATGGTGAAGAAATTGAAATTGAAATAAAACCCATTGATGTATTCAAAATATGGGAAAGTGGACACGGTGGTGTGTATTCCCTGATGCATGAAGTTTTATCAATGTTTGCTGATAAATATGTAACTGATCCACGCGTCATTGCCACAGGTCCTGCTTCATATGCAACAGATTTTGGAGCATTGTGTTCAGCACCTGTGAAGGATGGAACACTTACCTGGGTTGATACCTGGGCAGGACGTGGTGGATTTGGTTCAAAGCTTTTGCGTGAGCACGGCATTGCTGCTATCATATACGGTGGCACATATATAGATGAAGACTTCAGAGACCGTAAAGTTGCCGATGAATGGTTTATTGATAAATACAGCAAAAAGCTTGCAGCCAAAGACTTAGAGGCAACCACCAAATATCGCTTTGACCCGCAATTTAACACCGGTGGTACCTTTGGTGTTAATTTTGCTACCATTGGCGGAAGGATCCTTGCATTTAACTATCGCTCAATTTACATGACCGAAGAAGAAAGGCTATCTATTCATCAAAAGCTTGTTGTTGATCATTACCTGAAACAATTTAATGAAGAAACGATAGCCACCAAAAGCATGAAAACCTGCGGCGAGCCATGTGCTGCTGTTTGTAAAAAGATGCGCGACATCTATAAAAAAGATTATGAACCGTACCAGGCAATGGGTCCCCTGTGCGGCGTGTTTGATCAAAGGTCAGCTGAGATGCTTGTCCACAAAGCTGATATGTATGGGTTTGATTCAATCTCGGTTGGTGGCGTGCTTGCATGGCTTATGGAATGCCTTGATAAAAAACTTATAAAACCCCAGGAAGCGGGTGTTACGCACCTTCCTGTTTTTTCGCATGTTAACTTCAGTGCCGAAACTGATTCAAAACACAACGCTGAAATTGCAAGCAAACTACTTGATGCTATCATACATAAAGAAGGAATTCTTGATTTTACTGAAGGAGCGCGCAAATTTGCTCGCAAATTAGCTCGTGAAAAAAGTAAAGATATCATCGATTGTTTTGTATATAACGCCAACGCGCGCAAGGGCTGGATTGTTCCCAACCAGTATTGGGTTCCCGGGGTACTATCGCCCATGCCTATTATGGGTAAGTATTATATGTATTATGGCAATGACTTTTTGCCGCCACGTGAGTTGGGACGTAAAAACGCGCACCGCATGATTAAAGAGCTTATGCTTGATAACACCGGTTTTTGCCGTTTCCACCGGCTGTGGGCTGAGGACATGATTCCTGAAATCATGAATTCACTGTATGGGATGCACCAACAATTTTTGAAAAGCCTTGACATGACTGCAAGTCGCATTAACAGCCGCAATGTGTCAATTTACTGGGAATCACAACGAAATATTGATTTTGTTGCAACATATTTAAAACGCATGCATCAGGTTGAAAAAGTCAACGACAAAGAATTGTTGCACTGGATATCGCAATTTGAACAAAACCCACAGGAAGCCGCATACAATTACTGGTTTGAAATTTTAAAAGGCGTGCATGAATCATTACGTGAATTTTAATGGGCAATAGCTACCATGGAAGATAATCTAAGCTTACGATACATCTGTGAGGAATACAATCTCAGGATATATGCTGCAGTGACAAAAAATGTATTGCAGGAGATGATCAGCATTCACAACACAACACCACATGCAACCATAGCGTTTGGGCGCACACTGAACGCTGCCCTGCTGCTTGCTGCTTCTTCAATTAAACCACATTCAAACAATACGTTGAGCATCAATATTAGCTGCAGTGGTCCAATAAAAGAGATAGTGGTACAGGTTGATGGCAAAGGTAATGTACGCGGATATGTTGGCAATCCCACTGTTGACGTTGAACTGCAATCAGACAAATTGAATATATCAAAAGCTTTGGGCGCAGGCATCATTACAGTAATACGGGATTTAGGTT
Coding sequences within it:
- a CDS encoding radical SAM protein gives rise to the protein RYLAIAYAYYSLQKIDGIRLSTRPDYINDEILSLLKKYAVTTIELGAQSMHDDVLQQAQRGHTVQDILNASKLIKDYGFNLIIQLMPGLPGDSFDKSIETAQKAIIVQPNGVRIYPTVVIKDTQLETLYKEGKYAPLSLDEAIDLCAHMYGLFTINNIPVIRMGLHPFDDTVADTILAGPYHPSFGYLVKSRYYRNKLQHLIKNFLGHNNTQTLTIELPGNTIAEYYGPHKENLAFLRNEFDTITLQFCITDIHEPVVYS
- a CDS encoding aldehyde ferredoxin oxidoreductase C-terminal domain-containing protein; its protein translation is MHHHQKVLFIDLSTGYYRLARYPIGDFFGPIDLGLHIAQRYYTTNIGVGVLAGSIFPGSNRLFINGYSPCWNSFFISSMGGAGLVFDNLGINMIALSKKAPTPSVLYLNRIHGEEIEIEIKPIDVFKIWESGHGGVYSLMHEVLSMFADKYVTDPRVIATGPASYATDFGALCSAPVKDGTLTWVDTWAGRGGFGSKLLREHGIAAIIYGGTYIDEDFRDRKVADEWFIDKYSKKLAAKDLEATTKYRFDPQFNTGGTFGVNFATIGGRILAFNYRSIYMTEEERLSIHQKLVVDHYLKQFNEETIATKSMKTCGEPCAAVCKKMRDIYKKDYEPYQAMGPLCGVFDQRSAEMLVHKADMYGFDSISVGGVLAWLMECLDKKLIKPQEAGVTHLPVFSHVNFSAETDSKHNAEIASKLLDAIIHKEGILDFTEGARKFARKLAREKSKDIIDCFVYNANARKGWIVPNQYWVPGVLSPMPIMGKYYMYYGNDFLPPRELGRKNAHRMIKELMLDNTGFCRFHRLWAEDMIPEIMNSLYGMHQQFLKSLDMTASRINSRNVSIYWESQRNIDFVATYLKRMHQVEKVNDKELLHWISQFEQNPQEAAYNYWFEILKGVHESLREF